Genomic DNA from Actinomycetes bacterium:
ACCTTCTTGAACATCGTCGAGAAGGTGACCCCGAACCCCTTGAGCTGGGTGGGGAGCTGCATCAGCGCTCGTCCTCCTCGTCGCCAGTGACAGCACTGTCCCCGGACGTCGTCGCGGGCGCGGCGGTCAGGGCCGGCACCTTCTGGCCGGGCATCGGTGGCACCGGGTGGCCGCCGGCCATCGGGTCGAACTCGTCCGGCTCGTCGTCCACCGGCTCCGAGCGGGCGGCGAGCAGGTCCCAGACGAAGGTCAGCCCGATGACGACCGCCGCCGCGATGCCGCCGTAGATCAGCACCTGGCGCATGTCGAAGTCGTACTCGGTGTTCAGGGCGCGCACGGTGGCCACCAGGAGCAGCCAGCCGAGCGCCACCGGGATGAGGACCTTCCAGCCCAGCCGCATGAACTGGTCGTAGCGCAGCCGCGGCAGCGTGCCGCGCAGCCAGATGAATACGAACAGGAAGAGGAGGACCTTGATGGTGAACCACAGCACCGGCCACCAGCCCTCGTTGGCGCCCTCCCACAGCGACAGCGGCCAGGGTGCCCGCCAGCCGCCGAGGAACAGGGTCGTGGCCAGCGCGGAGACGGTGACCATGTTGACGTACTCGGCGAGGAAGAACAGGGCGAACTTCAGCGAGGAGTACTCGGTGTGGAAGCCCCCCACCAGCTCGCCCTCGGCCTCCGGCAGGTCGAAGGGTGCCCGGTTGGTCTCGCCGACCATCGAGATCACGTAGATCGCGAACGACGGGAACAGCAGGACGGCGTACCAGTAGTCGCCCTGCGCCGCCACGATCTCCGACGTCGACATGGTGCCGGCGTAGAGGAAGACGCCGACGAACGACAGGCCCATCGCGACCTCGTAGGAGATCATCTGGGCCGACGACCGCAGCCCACCGAGCAGCGGGTAGGTCGAGCCGCTGGACCAGCCCGCCAGCACGATGCCGTAGATCCCCACCGAGGCCACGGCCAGGATGTACAGCACGGCGACCGGCAGGTCGGTCAGCTGCAGCGGGGTCTCCTCGCCGAAGACGGTGACCTCGGGCCCGAACGGGATGACGGCGAAGGCCATGAACGCCGGTGCCGCCGACAGGATCGGGGCGAGGACGAAGACCACCTTGTCGGCGGCCTTCGGGATGATGTCCTCCTTCAGCGCCAGCTTGATGCCGTCG
This window encodes:
- the nuoH gene encoding NADH-quinone oxidoreductase subunit NuoH, with translation MTGTVLASPEIPGFGDDPWWLVVGKAVAIFVFLVVMTLFTIWWERRVVARMQHRIGPNRVGPAGLLQSLADGIKLALKEDIIPKAADKVVFVLAPILSAAPAFMAFAVIPFGPEVTVFGEETPLQLTDLPVAVLYILAVASVGIYGIVLAGWSSGSTYPLLGGLRSSAQMISYEVAMGLSFVGVFLYAGTMSTSEIVAAQGDYWYAVLLFPSFAIYVISMVGETNRAPFDLPEAEGELVGGFHTEYSSLKFALFFLAEYVNMVTVSALATTLFLGGWRAPWPLSLWEGANEGWWPVLWFTIKVLLFLFVFIWLRGTLPRLRYDQFMRLGWKVLIPVALGWLLLVATVRALNTEYDFDMRQVLIYGGIAAAVVIGLTFVWDLLAARSEPVDDEPDEFDPMAGGHPVPPMPGQKVPALTAAPATTSGDSAVTGDEEDER